A window from Salvelinus sp. IW2-2015 linkage group LG5, ASM291031v2, whole genome shotgun sequence encodes these proteins:
- the ewsr1a gene encoding EWS RNA-binding protein 1a isoform X2 translates to MASAADYSSYGQAGGQPGYGSYVAPPSQAGYGQNTQPSYGQPQGYGSYSQPTESTYPQGGSTSSGYAQQGYSQQPPAAAGYAATPAAPQGYSQPTQGYGAGGYAAAPAAATTTSSSQASYGVQGGYGAQTAYQGYGQQPAAGAPPSYSSSSQPPTSYEQNSYSQAPQQGSYSQPPQGGGYQSQQSGYTQQGVGYQAPQAPPPQQQAPPSSYAPTSGGSYSQPPASQYGQQGGPGGSYGQQGEYRTPSQYSNYRQDHSNGGGYSGPESGGYRGRGEGRGMGGGESRGRGRGGFDRGGMMRGGGMRGGMSRGMGITGDRGGFSKPGGLTLSTGRPEEQDDSENNTIYITGLTENATLPEVADFFKHSGIIRINKRTGLPAINIYTDKDSGKPKGDCTLSYDEPPCAKAAVEWFDGKDFQGKKLKVSMARRKPMMGMMRGGMPMRGDRGGMMNRGGPGMMSRGGPMGRGGERGGFIPRGGPRGMGSPHGMGRGGPSGGNMQQRAGDWECPKEGCGNQNFAWRMECNQCKSPKPEGFGPPFSPSGGDRGRGGPGMRGRGGMDRGGPGGPGGFRGGRGGDRGGGFRGRGGMERGGFGGRGRGGPPMDDMGGRGRRGMGPPGKMMEMKGDHRQDRRGRPY, encoded by the exons ATGGCATCAGCAGCGG ACTACAGCTCCTATGGACAGGCGGGAGGCCAACCGGG GTATGGCTCCTATGTGGCTCCGCCCTCTCAGGCTGGCTATGGACAAAACACACAG CCGAGTTATGGCCAACCGCAGGGATATGGGTCATACAGCCAGCCGACTGAGTCAACCTATCCCCAAGGTGGTAGCACCTCAAGTGGTTACGCTCAACAGGGTTACAGTCAGCAGCCACCCGCTGCAG CTGGTTACGCTGCCACTCCTGCTGCCCCTCAGGGTTACAGCCAGCCAACGCAGGGGTATGGAGCTGGAGGGTATGCTGCAGCCCccgctgctgccaccaccaccagcagcagccaGGCCTCTTATGGGGTCCAGGGTGGATATGGAGCCCAGACTGCATACCAGGGATATGGGCAGCAGCCGGCCGCTGGAGCACCACCCAG ctacagcagcagcagccagccaCCCACCAGCTATGAGCAGAACTCCTACTCTCAGGCACCCCAGCAGGGCTCCTACTCCCAGCCGCCACAAGGTGGTGGATACCAGAGCCAGCAGAGTGGCTACACCCAACAGGGTGTCGGTTACCAGGCGCCACAGGCCCCTCCACCCCAGCAGCAGGCCCCACCTTCCAGCTATGCTCCCACATCCGGAGGGTCCTACAGTCAGCCACCTGCCAGCCAGTATGGACAACAGGGTGGACCAGGAGGCAGCTATGGTCAGCAGGGTGAATATAGAACGCCTAGCCAGTACA GCAACTACAGGCAGGATCATTCCAACGGAGGGGGCTACTCGGGGCCAGAGTCGGGTGGATATAGGGGCCGCGGTGAGGGCCGAGGCATGGGTGGGGGGGAGAGCCGGGGCCGCGGCCGTGGGGGGTTTGACCGCGGCGGGATGATGCGTGGTGGCGGCATGCGTGGTGGAATGAGCAGAGGCATGGG CATCACTGGAGACAGAGGTGGCTTCAGTAAGCCTGGTG gcCTTACTCTGTCCACAGGACGCCCAGAGGAGCAGGATGACTCTGAGAACAACACTATTTACATCACTGGCCTGACGGAGAATGCAACGCTGCCCGAAGTCGCTGACTTTTTCAAGCACAGTGGAATAATCAGG ATCAACAAGCGTACAGGTCTGCCTGCTATCAACATCTACACCGACAAAGATTCGGGGAAACCAAAGGGTGATTGTACTCTGTCTTATGATGAGCCCCCATGTGCCAAAGCTGCAGTTGAGTGGTTTGATG GCAAAGACTTTCAGGGGAAGAAGCTAAAGGTGTCGATGGCTCGCCGTAAGCCCATGATGGGGATGATGCGAGGAGGCATGCCCATGAGGGGTGACCGGGGAGGCATGATGAACCGTGGAG GGCCAGGAATGATGAGCCGTGGTGGTCCAATGGGACGCGGTGGGGAGCGTGGCGGATTTATCCCCAGGGGTGGTCCCCGTGGCATGGGCAGTCCTCATGGCATGGGTAGAGGTGGACCMTCAGGGGGCAACATGCAGCAGAGAGCAGGAGACTGGGAGTGCCCTAAAGA GGGCTGCGGTAACCAGAACTTTGCCTGGAGAATGGAGTGTAACCAGTGCAAATCACCCAAACCAGAAGGCTTTGGACCACCTTTCTCCCCTTCAG GTGGCGATCGTGGTAGGGGTGGCCCAGGCATGCGTGGGCGTGGAGGGATGGACCGTGGAGGTCCAGGGGGCCCTGGAGGCTTCCGTGGAGGCAGGGGTGGTGATCGTGGAGGCGGATTCAGAGGACGTGGTGGCATGGAAAGAGGAGGCTTCGGCGGCAGGGGCCGTGGTGGCCCTCCCATGGATGACATGGGCGGCCGAGGCAGGAGGGGTATGGGCCCCCCCGGCAAGATGATGGAAATGAA GGGAGACCATCGCCAGGACCGCAGAGGTCGTCCCTACTAA
- the ewsr1a gene encoding EWS RNA-binding protein 1a isoform X3, which translates to MASAADYSSYGQAGGQPGYGSYVAPPSQAGYGQNTQPSYGQPQGYGSYSQPTESTYPQGGSTSSGYAQQGYSQQPPAAAGYAATPAAPQGYSQPTQGYGAGGYAAAPAAATTTSSSQASYGVQGGYGAQTAYQGYGQQPAAGAPPSYSSSSQPPTSYEQNSYSQAPQQGSYSQPPQGGGYQSQQSGYTQQGVGYQAPQAPPPQQQAPPSSYAPTSGGSYSQPPASQYGQQGGPGGSYGQQGNYRQDHSNGGGYSGPESGGYRGRGEGRGMGGGESRGRGRGGFDRGGMMRGGGMRGGMSRGMGITGDRGGFSKPGGPDSDTGRPEEQDDSENNTIYITGLTENATLPEVADFFKHSGIIRINKRTGLPAINIYTDKDSGKPKGDCTLSYDEPPCAKAAVEWFDGKDFQGKKLKVSMARRKPMMGMMRGGMPMRGDRGGMMNRGGPGMMSRGGPMGRGGERGGFIPRGGPRGMGSPHGMGRGGPSGGNMQQRAGDWECPKEGCGNQNFAWRMECNQCKSPKPEGFGPPFSPSGGDRGRGGPGMRGRGGMDRGGPGGPGGFRGGRGGDRGGGFRGRGGMERGGFGGRGRGGPPMDDMGGRGRRGMGPPGKMMEMKGDHRQDRRGRPY; encoded by the exons ATGGCATCAGCAGCGG ACTACAGCTCCTATGGACAGGCGGGAGGCCAACCGGG GTATGGCTCCTATGTGGCTCCGCCCTCTCAGGCTGGCTATGGACAAAACACACAG CCGAGTTATGGCCAACCGCAGGGATATGGGTCATACAGCCAGCCGACTGAGTCAACCTATCCCCAAGGTGGTAGCACCTCAAGTGGTTACGCTCAACAGGGTTACAGTCAGCAGCCACCCGCTGCAG CTGGTTACGCTGCCACTCCTGCTGCCCCTCAGGGTTACAGCCAGCCAACGCAGGGGTATGGAGCTGGAGGGTATGCTGCAGCCCccgctgctgccaccaccaccagcagcagccaGGCCTCTTATGGGGTCCAGGGTGGATATGGAGCCCAGACTGCATACCAGGGATATGGGCAGCAGCCGGCCGCTGGAGCACCACCCAG ctacagcagcagcagccagccaCCCACCAGCTATGAGCAGAACTCCTACTCTCAGGCACCCCAGCAGGGCTCCTACTCCCAGCCGCCACAAGGTGGTGGATACCAGAGCCAGCAGAGTGGCTACACCCAACAGGGTGTCGGTTACCAGGCGCCACAGGCCCCTCCACCCCAGCAGCAGGCCCCACCTTCCAGCTATGCTCCCACATCCGGAGGGTCCTACAGTCAGCCACCTGCCAGCCAGTATGGACAACAGGGTGGACCAGGAGGCAGCTATGGTCAGCAGG GCAACTACAGGCAGGATCATTCCAACGGAGGGGGCTACTCGGGGCCAGAGTCGGGTGGATATAGGGGCCGCGGTGAGGGCCGAGGCATGGGTGGGGGGGAGAGCCGGGGCCGCGGCCGTGGGGGGTTTGACCGCGGCGGGATGATGCGTGGTGGCGGCATGCGTGGTGGAATGAGCAGAGGCATGGG CATCACTGGAGACAGAGGTGGCTTCAGTAAGCCTGGTG GACCAGACTCAGACACAG GACGCCCAGAGGAGCAGGATGACTCTGAGAACAACACTATTTACATCACTGGCCTGACGGAGAATGCAACGCTGCCCGAAGTCGCTGACTTTTTCAAGCACAGTGGAATAATCAGG ATCAACAAGCGTACAGGTCTGCCTGCTATCAACATCTACACCGACAAAGATTCGGGGAAACCAAAGGGTGATTGTACTCTGTCTTATGATGAGCCCCCATGTGCCAAAGCTGCAGTTGAGTGGTTTGATG GCAAAGACTTTCAGGGGAAGAAGCTAAAGGTGTCGATGGCTCGCCGTAAGCCCATGATGGGGATGATGCGAGGAGGCATGCCCATGAGGGGTGACCGGGGAGGCATGATGAACCGTGGAG GGCCAGGAATGATGAGCCGTGGTGGTCCAATGGGACGCGGTGGGGAGCGTGGCGGATTTATCCCCAGGGGTGGTCCCCGTGGCATGGGCAGTCCTCATGGCATGGGTAGAGGTGGACCMTCAGGGGGCAACATGCAGCAGAGAGCAGGAGACTGGGAGTGCCCTAAAGA GGGCTGCGGTAACCAGAACTTTGCCTGGAGAATGGAGTGTAACCAGTGCAAATCACCCAAACCAGAAGGCTTTGGACCACCTTTCTCCCCTTCAG GTGGCGATCGTGGTAGGGGTGGCCCAGGCATGCGTGGGCGTGGAGGGATGGACCGTGGAGGTCCAGGGGGCCCTGGAGGCTTCCGTGGAGGCAGGGGTGGTGATCGTGGAGGCGGATTCAGAGGACGTGGTGGCATGGAAAGAGGAGGCTTCGGCGGCAGGGGCCGTGGTGGCCCTCCCATGGATGACATGGGCGGCCGAGGCAGGAGGGGTATGGGCCCCCCCGGCAAGATGATGGAAATGAA GGGAGACCATCGCCAGGACCGCAGAGGTCGTCCCTACTAA
- the ewsr1a gene encoding EWS RNA-binding protein 1a isoform X1, which yields MASAADYSSYGQAGGQPGYGSYVAPPSQAGYGQNTQPSYGQPQGYGSYSQPTESTYPQGGSTSSGYAQQGYSQQPPAAAGYAATPAAPQGYSQPTQGYGAGGYAAAPAAATTTSSSQASYGVQGGYGAQTAYQGYGQQPAAGAPPSYSSSSQPPTSYEQNSYSQAPQQGSYSQPPQGGGYQSQQSGYTQQGVGYQAPQAPPPQQQAPPSSYAPTSGGSYSQPPASQYGQQGGPGGSYGQQGEYRTPSQYSNYRQDHSNGGGYSGPESGGYRGRGEGRGMGGGESRGRGRGGFDRGGMMRGGGMRGGMSRGMGITGDRGGFSKPGGPDSDTGRPEEQDDSENNTIYITGLTENATLPEVADFFKHSGIIRINKRTGLPAINIYTDKDSGKPKGDCTLSYDEPPCAKAAVEWFDGKDFQGKKLKVSMARRKPMMGMMRGGMPMRGDRGGMMNRGGPGMMSRGGPMGRGGERGGFIPRGGPRGMGSPHGMGRGGPSGGNMQQRAGDWECPKEGCGNQNFAWRMECNQCKSPKPEGFGPPFSPSGGDRGRGGPGMRGRGGMDRGGPGGPGGFRGGRGGDRGGGFRGRGGMERGGFGGRGRGGPPMDDMGGRGRRGMGPPGKMMEMKGDHRQDRRGRPY from the exons ATGGCATCAGCAGCGG ACTACAGCTCCTATGGACAGGCGGGAGGCCAACCGGG GTATGGCTCCTATGTGGCTCCGCCCTCTCAGGCTGGCTATGGACAAAACACACAG CCGAGTTATGGCCAACCGCAGGGATATGGGTCATACAGCCAGCCGACTGAGTCAACCTATCCCCAAGGTGGTAGCACCTCAAGTGGTTACGCTCAACAGGGTTACAGTCAGCAGCCACCCGCTGCAG CTGGTTACGCTGCCACTCCTGCTGCCCCTCAGGGTTACAGCCAGCCAACGCAGGGGTATGGAGCTGGAGGGTATGCTGCAGCCCccgctgctgccaccaccaccagcagcagccaGGCCTCTTATGGGGTCCAGGGTGGATATGGAGCCCAGACTGCATACCAGGGATATGGGCAGCAGCCGGCCGCTGGAGCACCACCCAG ctacagcagcagcagccagccaCCCACCAGCTATGAGCAGAACTCCTACTCTCAGGCACCCCAGCAGGGCTCCTACTCCCAGCCGCCACAAGGTGGTGGATACCAGAGCCAGCAGAGTGGCTACACCCAACAGGGTGTCGGTTACCAGGCGCCACAGGCCCCTCCACCCCAGCAGCAGGCCCCACCTTCCAGCTATGCTCCCACATCCGGAGGGTCCTACAGTCAGCCACCTGCCAGCCAGTATGGACAACAGGGTGGACCAGGAGGCAGCTATGGTCAGCAGGGTGAATATAGAACGCCTAGCCAGTACA GCAACTACAGGCAGGATCATTCCAACGGAGGGGGCTACTCGGGGCCAGAGTCGGGTGGATATAGGGGCCGCGGTGAGGGCCGAGGCATGGGTGGGGGGGAGAGCCGGGGCCGCGGCCGTGGGGGGTTTGACCGCGGCGGGATGATGCGTGGTGGCGGCATGCGTGGTGGAATGAGCAGAGGCATGGG CATCACTGGAGACAGAGGTGGCTTCAGTAAGCCTGGTG GACCAGACTCAGACACAG GACGCCCAGAGGAGCAGGATGACTCTGAGAACAACACTATTTACATCACTGGCCTGACGGAGAATGCAACGCTGCCCGAAGTCGCTGACTTTTTCAAGCACAGTGGAATAATCAGG ATCAACAAGCGTACAGGTCTGCCTGCTATCAACATCTACACCGACAAAGATTCGGGGAAACCAAAGGGTGATTGTACTCTGTCTTATGATGAGCCCCCATGTGCCAAAGCTGCAGTTGAGTGGTTTGATG GCAAAGACTTTCAGGGGAAGAAGCTAAAGGTGTCGATGGCTCGCCGTAAGCCCATGATGGGGATGATGCGAGGAGGCATGCCCATGAGGGGTGACCGGGGAGGCATGATGAACCGTGGAG GGCCAGGAATGATGAGCCGTGGTGGTCCAATGGGACGCGGTGGGGAGCGTGGCGGATTTATCCCCAGGGGTGGTCCCCGTGGCATGGGCAGTCCTCATGGCATGGGTAGAGGTGGACCMTCAGGGGGCAACATGCAGCAGAGAGCAGGAGACTGGGAGTGCCCTAAAGA GGGCTGCGGTAACCAGAACTTTGCCTGGAGAATGGAGTGTAACCAGTGCAAATCACCCAAACCAGAAGGCTTTGGACCACCTTTCTCCCCTTCAG GTGGCGATCGTGGTAGGGGTGGCCCAGGCATGCGTGGGCGTGGAGGGATGGACCGTGGAGGTCCAGGGGGCCCTGGAGGCTTCCGTGGAGGCAGGGGTGGTGATCGTGGAGGCGGATTCAGAGGACGTGGTGGCATGGAAAGAGGAGGCTTCGGCGGCAGGGGCCGTGGTGGCCCTCCCATGGATGACATGGGCGGCCGAGGCAGGAGGGGTATGGGCCCCCCCGGCAAGATGATGGAAATGAA GGGAGACCATCGCCAGGACCGCAGAGGTCGTCCCTACTAA